The Methanosarcina barkeri MS DNA window TTGCTACCTCGATGTCGGTTCTTTCCATCCTGGCCGTGCAGCAGCGGCCAAGGGTGAGGTTGTTCGCCTATTAAAGGAGATCGTGAGCTGGGTTTAGACCGTCGTGAGACAGGTCGGTTACTATCTACTAGAGGCGCACGAGGTCTGCGGGTAAGCTGCTTTTAGTACGAGAGGAACCAAGCAGCGGCGCCACTGGTGTACCGGTTGTCTGACAAGGCATAGCCGGGCAGCTACGCGCCAAGGAATAAGAGCTGAATGCATCTAAGCTCGAACTCTGACCTAAAAAGAGACCTCATTAAGGATTCCGGTAGAAGACCGGTTTGATAGAAACGGGATGTAAGCACCAAGGCAACGAGGTGTTCAGTCCGCGTTTACTAACTATCCGTTCCTTTCCTAATCCGGTCCAGGCGAAATTCAGTATGCAGCACTGTACATGACTTCTTTTCACAATCCCATTTATAGGTCGAGTTTGGCGGCCACAGCGGCAGTGTAACTCCTGTACCCATCCCGAACACAGTAGATAAGCCTGCCCGCGTTCCTTACTGTACTGAAGTGTGCGAGCCTTCGGGAACTCTGGATCGCTGCCATACTCACCTTATAATACTTTACTTTCCATAATCTCTTTTTGAACCACTTTTCATAATGATTTTATGTCTTTTCAGTGCCAATTTTACGTTAATAGTTTTAACGTTAATAGTTCTGTTTTGTTCTCTCTTTTTACTTTTTGGGCTCTTCGCTATTTCGAGTGGGTAACTCGCATTTAGCCTATAAGTATTGAAGTAGCATATCTCATATATGAATACAGTTTTTTTGAAAATCACATTCATATTTGATGTTTTTATATTTGATCGGGATACTTTCTAACTAACCAATTATTTTCAGCCCATGCAAAACAACGAAGAACCACTTCTTATTATTTTTTCCTTCTCTTCTTCCTGGTATTTTTTTCCTTCTCTTCTTTCATGGTTGGTAACCGGGTGTTTTGTGCAACGGGAGAATATGAGAAGGTAAACGGAGATCTAATTAAAGAATTTAATATCTTCAAAGTTGAGACGGAAGAATCATGGATACTCATCAAAAAAGACACCTTAAGCATATCTTGACTTACAAAAAAGAAATGGTTATTAAAGAATTACTAAATTAGAGATATTACTTAATTAGAGACTGTAAAAATGTCTAAATTAAAAACTCTAAAAATGTCAACTGATTAATAGGGACTCATTAAGGACTCAGTACCAAAATCTAGTGATGAATGTAAAATTCAAAATCACTAAATTTTGTAATTGGTCACAATCCTTGTGATACAACTTTGTGGTTGAGGTCTTTAGATCTCGAATATTGATTTTAATGAAAGCCAGATTTTTCTTGCTAATTCAGATTTTCAATCAAAAAAATACAAAAATCACTGGATTTTGGACCAGAGTCCTCATTAAGCAGAATAAAATAAAAAAGAATTTACCATTTTGGATTTAATTCGCAATTAAATCCAAAATGGTAAATTATCAAAGTTTAAGAGAGGGCCTGAATACCTCAGAGCAATATTTGTCGAAGATTTGATCTTCAACCTGCTCAAATAATTTTTTGTAATCTTTTGATTTAGGATTGTGCTTGCTCATAGTTTTCTTGACTTCAGCATTCATCTTATCAAGAGTTTTCTGGTCGAAACCTTCCGTGTTCTCCATAGTAAACATAAAAATCATACTCTGAAACTGCCTTATTTAGGCACTACATTTTTAAGTCGTTAGTCTGCTGTATTACCGACATAATATTTGTTGCTGTCAATTTAATACTTAATACAAATATTCTATATATAAATATATTAGTCAGGCAATTTACTCAACATCATTGATAGATTTTCAAACAGTTTGAAAATACGTTTCATTCAATAATTATAAGTTTTATATTATTTATCTAATATATTAGCTTTCTCTTTTAGATCAGACCTTCATGTGTACTATATAGAAACACAACCTCAAAATTCCAATATTAGAATCTTTAGAAAGCCTGTTATATGTTATTAATTACACAACCGTTAGTTCAAACACATTTCAAATAACAAATAACCTATTTGGCTACTCATATAAATATTTTACACTTATATGATGTTCCACAGGACTTATACATTGTTACATTGAATATCTGAATATATAACAATTACCTGAATCCTGAAAAGAAACCTAACAGATATTACCCCAGGAATAGCTTAAAGACAGGGTTTTTAGAAGACCGTTCTCAGCTTTAAGAAGAGGGCAAGCCTTTCGCAGTCGACTATTTTGCCTGGTTTATGGGGTTAATTTTATTAGCTCTTCGGAGTACTATAGTAATATAGAGGCATAGAAAAGTATTCGAGTTGATTACAAAGTGCGACCAGTCTCACAAAGAGTGAACGCGAAAAAGACTCATGAAAATAATACCGAGTTTGGGAGATCTACCTCTGAGCTTCTTATCCTGAAGCCTGAAGGTTATCCGTTAAGCGGCATGATGGATGAGTATCCTGTTATTGAAAATCGGGATGTTTTTGAATTCTATGCCCGGGAACAGTGGAACGGATATGTTGCTCGTAAGGGAGATTATCTCTTTGACCGGCGGATGTTCCCGGATTTTGCTTACCGCATCATAGATGTGGAACCTGCAGACTCCATAATAGGAAGTTCAACCTCAATTATTGTAACTGAAGAGGAAAATGGGCTTCCTTCCTCGGCAGAAATAAAGAGTAGCGTTAAATTTGAAGACGTAATCGGGCAGGAACTTGCAAAGCAAAAGTGCAGGCTGATCGAACGCTTTCTTGAAGAGCCCGAACGCTTTGGGAAATGGGCGCCAAGAAATATTCTCTTCTTCGGGCCTTCTGGTACTGGAAAGACCATGCTTGCAAAGGCTCTTGCAAACAAAACTGATGTTCCCATCATTCCTGTTAAAGCTACACAGCTTATAGGAGAATATGTGGGAGAGGGAGCTCGCCAGATCCATCAGCTCTATGACCGAGCAGAAGAAATGGCTCCCTGTATAATTTTTATTGACGAGCTCGATGCCATAGCCCTGGATCGAAAATTCCAGGAGTTGAGAGGAGATGTAAGCGAAATTGTAAATGCTCTTCTGACCGAAATGGATGGCATAGTGGAACGTGATGGAGTATGTACTATTTGCTCCACCAACAGGATCTATTCTCTGGACTCAGCTATAAGAAGCAGGTTCGAAGAAGAAATTGAGTTCGTCCTTCCTGGAGAAGAAGAAATTGTCGAGATATTCGAATCAAATGTAAAGACTTTTCCTTTGCAGGTAGAGGACTGTAATTTCCGGACACTTGCAAAGAAAGCAAATGGACTTTCGGGCAGAGACATTGTTGAAAAGGTTTTAAAAAATGCTCTTCACCAGGTAATTATAGAAGACCGTGAAATAGTAACAAATCAGGATTTTGAAAATGCGCTTGCAAAACTTGGCAGGAAAGATTCACCTCAGGGGCCTTCTGAGCTTTATGTTTGATATGGAGAGGTTACATTACTGCTAAACTATGAAATTTTAAGGTACTTTAAAATAAGTACCTACATTTTGATTGTCAAATTTTAAAAATAATCTTTAGTGTATAGCGTTTTTTAGATTATCAATGCTTTACCTACTTCAGCATAATTATTTTACTTGCTTCGATTTAATGCTTTTACCTGCTTCAGTCTAACGTTTTTACATACTTCTCTTTACCTGAAACAGGAATAATTTTATGTATAAAAATCGTGTTTTCTAACAGGAACGAGTCTAAAACTCTTAACCAGATATGAAATAAAAATTAAAAGGGATCCCTATGAATGAGATACGTGAAGTCGATCGGTTTGAGTGTAAAGTTGTAAATGTAATTAAAAATCTTATGTGGAAAGGTATAACAATAGAAGAAAATTCCACAAAAGGCAGAGTATACTTCGGAAGAGTGAATGGTGAACTCAATATTAGTCCCGGAGACTCTCTTTATTTAGGTATCAAGCCTATCTATGAAGTTGAAGACAAAACCATGCAGGTCACACTTTACGATGCTGAAAACAAAAAACTGGATTGGACTCTCGTCTGAATTATTCCAATTCTTTTGCAATGCAGATTATATCTGCTATAGCTTCTTTTCGCTAAAATGTCCGGGTACAAAAATTTGGAAACTCCTTAGTCTTTCTCTAAAGACTTAGAGTTTCTTGGAAAACACTTCAAATATTATATTCTATTCGTATTACTCTAACTTATGTCACTTTAATTTATGTCACTCTCATATAATACATAGAATAACCTATACCTTAGTTGTTACATAGAATAACCTGTAATTTAGTTGTTACAACTATAATTTTTTGAATAAAAAAGAGTTAAGCCTTATTTCTACCTGTACGGGACTTCAATTTCCATCAGATCTTCAGCTATAATTACGTTTTCAAACACTTTTTTTGAATCTATCAAGAGAGGTTCAGCATCATCGGTATACCGGGAGCTTATATGGGTAAGGATCAGCCTCCTGACTCCTGCCTCCTTTGCGAGGGCTGCCACTTCCCCTGCTGTCGAATGTTTTGACTCTTCAGCCCAATCTGCCATCTCGTCTGCAAAACTTCCATCATGTATCAGTACATCTGCATCCCGGCTTGCTTCGAGAATGGGCTCACAGGGTCTGGTATCTCCACTGTATACAATAGTCCGCCCTGGCCTTAAGGTTCCCATTACATCTTCTGGTTTTATGAGCTTTCCATTAACTTCTACCGTTTTTCCTTTTTGTAATTTTGAGAAAAGAGGACCCGGAGGAATCCCCAGTTCAATTGCCTTTTCCCTGTTGAAACGTCCTGGGCGAGGATTTTCTATAAGTGCGTATCCAAGGCTTGAGATGCTGTGTTCGGTTTTTAAAGCCCGGATCACATATTTTTCTCTTTCAACAACATCGCCGGGTTTCAACTGGACACCCTGGACCTCGTACTTAAGGTTGAAATAGCCAAGAGCTTTAAAAAGCTCAGTAAATTCCCTGGTTCCCTCAGGGCCATAAATCAGAAGGGGTTCCTTCCTTCCCATGAAAGACATGGTCTGGATCAGGCCAGGAATTCCCAGAAAATGGTCCGCATGGAAATGACTGACAAAAATAGAGGACAGGTTCATCATCCCTGTCTTTGCCCTCATCATCTGCTGCTGGGTTCCTTCTCCGCAGTCGAACAGGATAAGCTCTCCTTCCCTATTAACCATTACTGCCGATGGGTTTCTATTACGGGTTGGAAGAGAACCTCCAGTACCAAGAAAAGTTATACGAAGCATGTTGAACTCACTAGTACTCAAATGTTGAACTCACTAGTACTCAAGAGGTATTTATTAATTACCACTTAATGTATCCAAGAAGCCCATCGTGAATTAAAATTGTTTCTATTGAATACTCATCCTCATAAAGATGTTTATGTCTGCATATGTATCAAACTGCCAATGTCCAGATTTTTCCATAGTTGCTGGGAATGTTAAGCTGGATGTTCTTTCCCGCAGAAATTCCCTTTAAATTATCCTGACCATGAAGTTCTTCCCGGTAATTACCATCAGATGGAAACTTGAAATTAACTACCTGATCCTGGGCTCCGAAGTTCAACGCAACTAGGCTGAAAACCCCTTCGTAAGTCCGGGAAAACATCATGATATTTCGGGACTGATATAAGGTATAATCATTGTAGAAGTAATGCTCTCCTCTTGTAAACTGAAAGTTATTCCTGCGAAGTTTAACCAGTTTCCTGACAAGATTGGCCAGGGATCGGCCTTCAGAAGTATAAAAATATTCCCAGCGCACAGGTCTGTACAAAAGTACTCTTCCCCACCCTTCTTGAGGAAGCCAGTAATTTTCCCCAAACTCCTGTCCCTGCCATAACATTGGAATGCCCTTTGCTGTAAACATGCCTATCAGATAAGGCTGTACCTTATACCAGAGGGCACGATCGCCTTCCTTCAAAAGTTCATTATCACCGGCTATTGTTCCAAAATTACAGAGAAACCGGGAATGATCATGGTTTTCCATATATTGTAGAGCAGTTTTTGTAATCTTATCGCCATTGTTCTGAACTTCTGTCGGATAACCTGAGAGCCCGAAGAGGAAACCAAGCTCAGTTAATTTGGCACAATTTCCATATATCCCTCTGGCCGCATCCAGGGTTCTATTTTGCCAGGCACAGTTACTGTAGGTTTTATTCAGGATTTCTACGGGTTTTTGAAGCTGCTCAGCACACTGGATTAGGTTTACAGATTCTCCTTCAAAAAATCGCTGCCAGTGATCGGAAGAGCCTTTTTTTGCCTTAACCAGCTGGTATGTATCCTGTACAAGTTTCGTGTAGCCATTTTCCGAATCCTCCAGCCAGTACCCGGGCACGTAGTCGTATCTAAAACCATCTACATGATAACGGTCAAGCCAGTGATTATTGACTGTTAAAAAGAAATCCCTGGTAAATTTCTGATTAAAGTCTGTACTTATTCCAAAAGCGTTTTCAGCGAAAGGACCCATGAAGGGATTTTTATCCTGAGGGTATCCAAGTTCGTTGTAAACATAGTAATACGGAAAAAGATGGCTTGTATGTGCATAAACCGAATCTACTATGACTGCGATATCTTTTTGGTGAGCTTTATCGATTAATTCTTGCATCTCTTTGCGATTTCCGAAACGCTCATCCACCCCGAAATACCCAATCGGTGCAAATCCCCAGTCTACCCTTTTCTCAACGTTTGAAAGAGGCATCAGTTCTATACAATTTATTCCGAGGTCTGTGAGGTAATCCAGATGGTCAATCGTCCCTTTGATATCATCCGCAAACTCGTTGATCATGAGTTCATAGAGGACAATATCATTTATGAAAGGGGTTTTCCATTCCAGTTCATTTTTGTCCCACGTATAGTGTTCGTACCCGAGAGTGAAAGCAGATAATTTCCCAACCCCAAATTCCCTGGCAAAGGGGTCGATAATCCAGTCAATAAGCTCTGGATTTTTTGGAGTTTTAAGACAATATCGATAGGCATATTTTCCAGGAGTTCCCCATGCAGAAAAGGACTTTAGCTTAGCTTTAGCTTCAATATTTATCGTTGCAGACCAGTAATCCCCGTAAGCTGGGTCTATTGAATGTTCCATTTCAAAGTCTATTGGAGGTATATCCTGAAGGAACTGATCCTTTTCATGAATAACCCTCACAAAGAGTTCATATTTTCCCTTTTCCGAAACACCTGGTAAAAAAAGCCCAAAATTTATTTTCCCGGAAGTCTGTTCATCTTTCCATGCCCCAAGCTTATGGAGCGGCAGAAGTTCAAGTTCATTTGACAAGTTTTCCACTCCTTGATTATGTTAGAAACTATGGCTTATATTTTGGAATTTAAGTGTACATTTGGGTACATACACATTATACACATTAGAGCATAATATAAAAAAATGATTAAGGTTCTATAATAAAACTATAAATATATTATTAAGAATAAGATTCCATATAACTTGTGAAACAATATTTCGGAAAAATGCTCCTAATAATGTCCCCAAACTTCAGATTCCAGCAAATGGCAACAAAGAGGCTGAAAATTTTCATGTTGTAAAAAAGGATGCAGGGGTTCTGGAG harbors:
- a CDS encoding AAA family ATPase, with product MRPVSQRVNAKKTHENNTEFGRSTSELLILKPEGYPLSGMMDEYPVIENRDVFEFYAREQWNGYVARKGDYLFDRRMFPDFAYRIIDVEPADSIIGSSTSIIVTEEENGLPSSAEIKSSVKFEDVIGQELAKQKCRLIERFLEEPERFGKWAPRNILFFGPSGTGKTMLAKALANKTDVPIIPVKATQLIGEYVGEGARQIHQLYDRAEEMAPCIIFIDELDAIALDRKFQELRGDVSEIVNALLTEMDGIVERDGVCTICSTNRIYSLDSAIRSRFEEEIEFVLPGEEEIVEIFESNVKTFPLQVEDCNFRTLAKKANGLSGRDIVEKVLKNALHQVIIEDREIVTNQDFENALAKLGRKDSPQGPSELYV
- the rnz gene encoding ribonuclease Z; the protein is MLRITFLGTGGSLPTRNRNPSAVMVNREGELILFDCGEGTQQQMMRAKTGMMNLSSIFVSHFHADHFLGIPGLIQTMSFMGRKEPLLIYGPEGTREFTELFKALGYFNLKYEVQGVQLKPGDVVEREKYVIRALKTEHSISSLGYALIENPRPGRFNREKAIELGIPPGPLFSKLQKGKTVEVNGKLIKPEDVMGTLRPGRTIVYSGDTRPCEPILEASRDADVLIHDGSFADEMADWAEESKHSTAGEVAALAKEAGVRRLILTHISSRYTDDAEPLLIDSKKVFENVIIAEDLMEIEVPYR
- a CDS encoding alpha-amylase family glycosyl hydrolase; the encoded protein is MENLSNELELLPLHKLGAWKDEQTSGKINFGLFLPGVSEKGKYELFVRVIHEKDQFLQDIPPIDFEMEHSIDPAYGDYWSATINIEAKAKLKSFSAWGTPGKYAYRYCLKTPKNPELIDWIIDPFAREFGVGKLSAFTLGYEHYTWDKNELEWKTPFINDIVLYELMINEFADDIKGTIDHLDYLTDLGINCIELMPLSNVEKRVDWGFAPIGYFGVDERFGNRKEMQELIDKAHQKDIAVIVDSVYAHTSHLFPYYYVYNELGYPQDKNPFMGPFAENAFGISTDFNQKFTRDFFLTVNNHWLDRYHVDGFRYDYVPGYWLEDSENGYTKLVQDTYQLVKAKKGSSDHWQRFFEGESVNLIQCAEQLQKPVEILNKTYSNCAWQNRTLDAARGIYGNCAKLTELGFLFGLSGYPTEVQNNGDKITKTALQYMENHDHSRFLCNFGTIAGDNELLKEGDRALWYKVQPYLIGMFTAKGIPMLWQGQEFGENYWLPQEGWGRVLLYRPVRWEYFYTSEGRSLANLVRKLVKLRRNNFQFTRGEHYFYNDYTLYQSRNIMMFSRTYEGVFSLVALNFGAQDQVVNFKFPSDGNYREELHGQDNLKGISAGKNIQLNIPSNYGKIWTLAV